tttctgcaaataaatgctctaaatgacaatattttatttgtaatttggcAGTCTCTTTAATTTTTTCCAAACGGTGTAATTTTTTATGTAGCAATTTCACTATGTGCACTCTTCTTATTGAAGATAACTGACATGACAGAATGTCAGCAAAATTAAAGATCAGCTATTGGTGCTGCACAGTGATATTATGAACAGCTGTTTTGCATCAGATTCTATAGTGACTAATCAGCATCCATGAACTGTAAATTTTaatattacttaaaatgtataatgaaaaGATAGGATAGTGTATATATGATCTTTAATTGAAATACTGTATCTTTCAGTAATGTGTGTGGCTTAAAACTCCCAACACACTGATTAGGAGTTTCCaattagttttaatattttactGTGCTTTTGTATTAAGGACCAAGCAGTATATATGTCACTGAACAATGATTTTTAACTTACTCATGTCAGATAGTAGCATCTGGAGTGTGCCATACTGACTGGACTATGCTGTATGAGGTTGGTAAAGGTATGAATCCTCAGCCCTTTCCTTTGGTCTTGGGACACGAGGGTGCTGGAGTGGTGGAGAGTGTTGGACCAGGTGTCACAAAGCTGGCCAAAGGTAAACCACAATAATGTTTTCACTAATATTGCTACTAACGAGTTATGAAGTGTTTACAGTTTAACAGGATTTCAGATATCTATACATGAATGTAGTTGTCAGACAAATgtacacaggtgtgtgtgtgtatatatacactcacctaaaggattattaggaacaccgtactaatactgtgtttgaccccctttcgccttcagaactgccttaattctacgtggcattgattcaacaaggtgctgaaagcattctttagaaatgttggcccatattgataggatagcatcttgcagttaatggagatttgtgggatgcacatccagggcacgaagctcccgttccaccacatcccagtgatgctctattgggttgagatctggtgactgtgggggccattttagtacagtgaactcattgtcatgttcaagaaaccaatttgaaatgattcgagctttgtgacatggtgcattatcctgctggaagtagccatcagaggatgggtacatggtggccataaagggatggacatggtcagagacaatgctcaggtaggccgtggcatttaaacgatgcccaattggcactaaggggcctaaagtgtgccaagaaaacatcccccacaccattactctttttcctatttgtagtggagatgagtggtacccggtggggtcttctgctgttgtagcccatccgcctcaagtttgtgcgtgttgtggcttcacaaatgctttgctgcatacctcggttgtaacgagtggttatttcaggcaaagttgctcttctatcagcttgaatcagtcggcccattctcctctgacctctagcatcaacaaggcattttcgcccacaggactgccgcatactggatgtttttcccttttcacaccattctttgtaaaccctagaaatggttgtgcgtgaaaatcccagtaactgagcagattgtgaaatacccgtctggcaccaacaaccatgccacgctcaaaattgcttaaatcacctttctttcccattctgacattcagtttggagttcaggagattgtcttgaccaggaccacacccctaaatgcattgaagcaactgccatgtgattggttgattagataattgcattaatgagaaattgaacaggtgttcctaataatcctttaggtgagtgtatatagcaaactatagttttggcaagtcatctactttgtgcatgacatgagtaattgtgccaacaattgtttgcagacagattgtatcacttttaattgactatatcacaattccagtggctaagaagtttacatacacttaactggttaactgtgcctttaagcagctttgaagattccagaaaattatctcaagcctttagccaattagattctgataggaggtgtactgtattggaggtgtacctgtggatttattttaaggcacctatcattgcctctttgcttgacatcatgggaaaatcaaatgaaatcagccaagaccttagaaaaaaacatgttggacctccacaagtatggttaatccttgggagcaatttccaaacacctgaaggtaccacattcatctgtacaactaatagtatgcaagtataaacaccatgggaacaagcagctcaggaaggagatgcattttgtctcctagtgatgaatgtagtttggtgcaaaaagtgtaaatcaatctcTGAACAACatcaaatgaccttgtgaagatgctggaggaaacaggtagacaatatctatatccatagtaaaccaagtcctatattgacataatctgaaagaagccactgcccCAAAtccgccataaaaagccagacttcaagtgcacatggggacagatatcttactttttggagaaatgaccTCTTGTCTGAGggaacaaaaattgaactgtttggccataatgaccatcattatatttggaagaaaaagggtgaggcttgcaagccgaagaacaccatcccaaccgtgaagcatgggggtggcagcatgaTGTTGTTGGGGTTCTtggctgcaggagggactggtgcacttcacaaaatagatggcatcatgaagaagaaaaattatgtggttATACTGAAGCaccatctcaagacatcagccagttaATTAAAGCTCGtcgcaaattggtcttccaaatggacaatgccTTGGACATACCTCCaaggttgtggcaaaatggcttaaggacaacaaattcaaggtattggagtgaccatcacaaagccctgacctctatccgatagaaaatttgtgcagaactgaaaaacatGTGTGaacaaggaggtctacaaacttTAATCAGTTACACAGTTACACTCCAGTCTGGAGGAAtgtgacaaaattccagcaacttattgtgagaagcttgatgatgatgaaagaaataaaagctgaaagaaataattctctctactattattctgacatttcacattcttaaaataaagtagtaatcctaactgaccttatacagggaatgtttcctattattaaatgtcaggaattaaatcaggagtttaaatgtatttggctaaggtgtatgtcaacttctcaattcaactgtatatatatatatatatatattattgtaattaatcgcaatgcccccggaccataataaggaagattactgagaaatgcaagcttgtagtgcctcctgtttactccagagggcagtaagtgaaatttcagctgtatgagcaatgcacagtttatagagtgaagaaaacactttagtaggcagaacaacacaaacgtgCTTTACGatcttgctttcaaaacacttgaaagagtgcaaatgcgaactatgagatctcaagatgtgtttaaagattgagtattaaactatatttaacttgatacagtgacctaaacattttatgtttatgacgcaatgcacccgagacgcgacacaagcatggctgatgcaggtgtagattgacaggctcttaaacaagccctcataataaatctccaactaattgacaaattcacttgtgaaacgGATTGCTGTGAataatgattgtcttatgatcaataatatggtagtaaacaatacattgtattctaaagtcgctttttgtattatattatcaatgattaactcgtctgccacaagaatgtaatacattttaattatctgaatatttttatatatattaattttttaatatttaaagatagctatgtataattatatattgatataaatatttataatctttatatattgaattattattatatgaggggttttctcagcaaatatttgtatatgcgattaatcgcgattaattaaccgggacaccatgtaatttattcgattaaaaattgtaatcgattgacagccctaataataataataattattattataataatataataataattataataatatattgatactaatgttaatatatattaaCAGTATATACAGCAATTGAAATGCATTACCATGCAGTACCATGTGTCTGCAGGAGATAAAGTTATTCCTCTGGTGTTGGCACAGTGTGGACAATGTCAGCGTTGCCTGAGCCCAAAGACAAACCTCTGCACAAAAACGTGGTATGTtaatattgttgttgttgatgtttatGTGATTTTCCTGCAATTATATATTTTCTTGAAATAATAAATCATCCAAATTTGTCATGGTGTTCTGTTCATTATGCCTTCTGATAATTTCTCAATTTCCTCTTCCCTGGTTCTCAGGGAACAAACTCAGCAGTGTCTTCTTGCAGATGGCACTAGCAGGATCACCTGTAAGAATCAGCAGGTTTATCAGTTTATTGGTATCAGCACATTCACTGAATTCACTGTTGTGCCTGAGGACAATGTCACAAAGATTCACCCAGATGCTCCACTGGACAAAGTCTGTCTGCTGGGCTGTGGAGTATCTACAGGATATGGGGCAGCATTGAACACAggaaaagtgtgtgtttgtgagggatTTCTATTGCTATATGCCACAAAACACTGTCTTGCAGTGCATCAGACTGTTTGACATTTAATGTTCTTTTTCCAGGTAGAAGCTGGCTCTACCTGTGCAGTGTTTGGTTTGGGAGCTGTCGGGCTGGCAGCTGTCATGGGATGCAAGGCTGCTGGTGCCACCAGAATCATTGCCATTGACATCAACCCAAATAAGTTTGAGATCGCCAAGACATTTGGAGCAACTGAGTTTTTGAACCCTAAAGACCACAGTAAACCTATTCAGGAGGTGCTGAGGGAGCTGACGAATGGTGGTGTTGACTATGCTCTTGAGTGTGTGGGGAATGTGGGTGTAATGGTAAGTTTAAATGACCAGTGTGCTCAGTAACATACATACAGGAAGTACGCAAATGCATCTTGCTACTCAAGTTCGATTTCACATGTCGTtgcattgtgaaatgtgtcagagcGCATTTCATTACCTAATGCAAGTATGCACTGTATTCTAAGCATTGCCGCAAGGGGCtctacagcaaatattattttttcaatcaacaactttaatgaccgagtaggctacgatggaagggaaaaaaaactggaaaaaaatttttttgggcacattttttttatcactaaactactgtcataaacagttatagttttgtatatacataactcctgaataaaaattaaaatgtgtttggactgattttaaaaaaaaagttttgaacaaatttgattggtttgtcgatagtgagcgcaaatgcaggtgataagaataagcggtttcattaagcgagtcattgagtcgttcattcaaacgattcgttcaaacggccgattcatcaagaatgagacagatgtttgtgaatgggtcattgaatctttgactcaaccgattcgttcacaacactgaatcattcagaacacgattgagtattgctgtgagatgcgctatgctaaataaataacaatacattgttgtaacagcaatatctccaagttttgtttttcactgtaaaaatgtcatgatttgccaatgcaaagagagtgccgccaccttttccccccacttcaagcactgattataacacaaacaaatcatcctcctggcggcttttttttttgtcaaaagcgacaaatccagcgacttttactggtgtttttggagacttttgtggtgtttggagactcgaaagcacgaatgACGGGGCTagagcgtggcctagctgctcgcgttcagcaagtagctccacttgtgaaatggacacattgcatggtccatcgcgaagctctagctgctaaaaaaatgccggttctctttgactccgtgctgaaccaatccatgaaaataataaatctcatcaaatcacggccgctaaactctcgtttgtttggggtcctctgccaggagatggggtcagggcacgaacagctgcttctgcacactgaagttcgctggctctccagggggcgggtgttacagcggttgtatgagctgcgagaggaggtgaagtggtttttgacagaaatcaaatcagatctggcgaagcatctggatgacactatgtggcttgcgtctctgtcctatttggtcgatatatttgaccgcttgaatggcctcaacctgtctttgcaaggccgcgaaactcatattttgctccttgcagacaaagtgcacgccttcacaaaaaaactagacctctggcatggccgcatcagtcgagggaactgcgacatgttccccagccttgcagactttatcactgatgcaggcacgtcacacgatttctcctccctatttcaatcagcgtctgagcacctgtcagcaatgagaaaacaatttgcgacgtactttaaagaggattatcgctcttttgcgtgggttcgagatccgtttgtgtgcacagcaaacgagctatcaattgatatgcaggaacagcttattgagctgaagagtgacagtagactgaaggaactctttagctcctgccctctttcgtcattctgggcagcattgatgcaggaataccctgaactctgtgacgtcgccttgaagattctccttcctttcgcgtcgacatatttgtgtgaggcaggattctcaaaaatgactgcactcaaaacgaaataccgcaatcatgcacaaatcgaggatgatttgaggctatgtttatcaaacattgagccaagaattgaggatctttgcaaggcaaagcaggctcaggtctcacattaacatcacctaccagcaagcttctgtaaaaatgcagatgatgcctactattaggcctagtaataataacaataataaagcataaattaatatcagaggtctggtgccaattcccaattatagcaatagcctagtaatgatgataggcctactgatgatgatgataataataataataataataataagaacaatAAAGCatataacctcatataattatatagcaatagcctagtaatgatgataggcctactactactcataataataataataataatgcctgcaagctcacattagaagtctggtgctactgccaataataataataataataacaacaataaagcatggggcggggcggggggcactggggccccaactgcaatgaaccagctttgggggggcccagcttgcaaaaggttgagaacccctgatgtAATGTATGTACAACAGGGCCACATGTTGACCATGCATTGGTGAAGGGCTTGCGTCTGCATTTCATACTTGCATGAAGTATGTTTGGGCACTACATGTGCAAAAGCAAGTGTCTTGAAGCATATTAGCATACAAAACACATTTTCTAAAGATGTTTCATACACTACATTCTAAAAGTATACAGATACCTGAACACCACACTCGTATT
This region of Xyrauchen texanus isolate HMW12.3.18 chromosome 23, RBS_HiC_50CHRs, whole genome shotgun sequence genomic DNA includes:
- the zgc:77938 gene encoding alcohol dehydrogenase class-3-like isoform X2, with the protein product MLYEVGKGMNPQPFPLVLGHEGAGVVESVGPGVTKLAKGDKVIPLVLAQCGQCQRCLSPKTNLCTKTWEQTQQCLLADGTSRITCKNQQVYQFIGISTFTEFTVVPEDNVTKIHPDAPLDKVCLLGCGVSTGYGAALNTGKVEAGSTCAVFGLGAVGLAAVMGCKAAGATRIIAIDINPNKFEIAKTFGATEFLNPKDHSKPIQEVLRELTNGGVDYALECVGNVGVMRAAVEACSPAGGVCVMVGWTQVGELTLVAEDILLGKTLKGSYFGGWKSAEGVSKLVLDYMSGQLLLDEFVTHRLSLDHVNEAFDLMITGKSIRTVIKM
- the zgc:77938 gene encoding alcohol dehydrogenase class-3-like isoform X1, producing MDTEGKVIKCKAAVAWEPGKPVSIEEVEVAPPKAHEVRIKIVASGVCHTDWTMLYEVGKGMNPQPFPLVLGHEGAGVVESVGPGVTKLAKGDKVIPLVLAQCGQCQRCLSPKTNLCTKTWEQTQQCLLADGTSRITCKNQQVYQFIGISTFTEFTVVPEDNVTKIHPDAPLDKVCLLGCGVSTGYGAALNTGKVEAGSTCAVFGLGAVGLAAVMGCKAAGATRIIAIDINPNKFEIAKTFGATEFLNPKDHSKPIQEVLRELTNGGVDYALECVGNVGVMRAAVEACSPAGGVCVMVGWTQVGELTLVAEDILLGKTLKGSYFGGWKSAEGVSKLVLDYMSGQLLLDEFVTHRLSLDHVNEAFDLMITGKSIRTVIKM